DNA sequence from the Nesterenkonia lutea genome:
GATCATCAGAAGGGATGAGTTCACTGTAGGCGCCGTCAGCGAGGCCGCAGGAACCAGGTCCATGAGGATGCCCGCGTGCCACCCGGCGATCAGTGCCCCCGCATAGGCACCGGCCTGGCCGGCCGCGACGACTCTGACAGCCTGCAGCGGATGGAGCCGGCGCGAGGTCCGGTGTCCCTTCTCGGCGGCGGCTGCGATCTGACGCTGGTCTCGCCAGACCAGCAGACCCAGGGTCAGGAGGATCGCCGCGATGCCCAGCAGCGTGATCAGCGAGGTGCGGGGAAGCACCGGGGAACCGAGACCCTCCGAGACCATGAGCACCGTGGCGAGGAAGCCCGCGAGCGCCGCCGCCGCGGCGATGAACAGCAGCCACAGCGGTCGCAGCCGGCTCATGGCTTCACCTCCACGCGCTGCACGGCGGAGGCATCGGCGGCGCGCTCCGCGAGCTCGGTCACCGGCACGCCTGCGAGGGTCGCCTGCGGATCCATCCACGTCCAGGGCACCAGCACGAAGCCGCGCTGCTCGGCCCGCGGGTGGGGGATCTGCAGCCACGGCGTGGAGACCTGCGCCTCGGCGTAGCTGATGATGTCGATGTCCAGGGTGCGCGGGCCCCAGCGGACCTCGCCGTTCTCCGCACCGCGTACCCGGTGATGGGCATGCTCGACCTGCTGGGTCAGCCGAAGCAGAGCCTCCGGGCTCAGTACGGTGGCGACCTCGATCACCTGGTTGAGGAAATCGGGCTGCCACGGCGGGCCGCCGACGGGACGGGTGCGCGCCAGCGGTGAGGTCGCCACCACGCGCAGTCCGGACTCGCGCTCGAGATCAGCCACTGCGGAGGACAGGGTCCGCGCGGAGTCACCGAGGTTGGAGCCGAGGGCGAGGACGGCGCGCACCTCTGCCGCGGGAGCCTGCGCGGCCTCCCAGGGGCGCAGCGCGGAGAGCGCGGGGATTGCGTGCCACGGGTCCAGGTCTGAGCGGCTGCGGCGCGCGGTCACGGAG
Encoded proteins:
- a CDS encoding DUF3180 domain-containing protein, translated to MSRLRPLWLLFIAAAAALAGFLATVLMVSEGLGSPVLPRTSLITLLGIAAILLTLGLLVWRDQRQIAAAAEKGHRTSRRLHPLQAVRVVAAGQAGAYAGALIAGWHAGILMDLVPAASLTAPTVNSSLLMITGGVIWVIIGFIVELLCRIPPDENPPGDDEAKRGQPRRSTGPIPEEGYARGTH
- the folK gene encoding 2-amino-4-hydroxy-6-hydroxymethyldihydropteridine diphosphokinase gives rise to the protein MPSRSSSSDTIRLTGLTAIGHHGVFDFEKRDGQPFRVDAELTLDLRAAGRSDELADTVSYVGIAELIEAAITGEPFDLIETLADHLAREVLGSDDRLLAAEITVHKPQAPLTQSFQDVSVTARRSRSDLDPWHAIPALSALRPWEAAQAPAAEVRAVLALGSNLGDSARTLSSAVADLERESGLRVVATSPLARTRPVGGPPWQPDFLNQVIEVATVLSPEALLRLTQQVEHAHHRVRGAENGEVRWGPRTLDIDIISYAEAQVSTPWLQIPHPRAEQRGFVLVPWTWMDPQATLAGVPVTELAERAADASAVQRVEVKP